The bacterium genome window below encodes:
- a CDS encoding methyltransferase domain-containing protein, with amino-acid sequence MSFLLRVGLFLFGSGFCALVYQIAWLRLLRLIFGGSTPASATVIAIFMAGLGLGGLVLGRRSERSSNPLGYYANLEIGISVAAALSPLLISLVRTMYIGLGGTAVLGSFFGTLARLVFAAVVLGVPTFLMGGTLPAMVRAATRKQDLGRHTVGLLYAVNTVGAVAGALVTTFFLVELLGIRQTIWLAAALNLLIALMARSLSRERGAREPIAGAEAGETTRASEEISSTLYRLVLIAAAGVGFVFFLLELVWYRMMAPILGGSTYTFGVVLGVALAGIGIGGFLYGLAAQGRRPSPLEFAATCGLEALAMAIPLAAGDRIAFVALRLRDLSTAGFGALASGWAAVTCLVVLPAAIVAGYQFPLLIALLGSGRERVASQVGRTYAWNTFGAIVGSIAGGFWLIPALSAPTVWRLSIWALCVLAAVFLLHELKSAPRRVVLLAVLAATAVALTFAEGPTGFWRHAGIGAGRMKTIMKSPNALLDIRRGINRTLAWEVDGRESSVALSNGAGYAFMVNGKADGSARGDAPTQVMSGLIGTALHPNPRTGLVIGLGTGSSAGWMAQVPTMERVVAVELEPAILRVAEACAPVNENVLDNPKVEVVIADAREYLLSAKDTYDVIFSEPSNPYRAGISSLFTREFYRAVTERLSEDGIFAQWLQAYEIDAQVVRTAYATLASVFPYVETWQVHRSDLVLIGSHRPIDHSASYIQAAITGEPYDRALERVWGVTGLEGFYAGHVANNDFTRAVAELGLADLNTDDHPTIEFGFARSVGRTSGFKVAMLRRLATARGQHRPLRPPPIDWDRVDESHQSSMVMFKGVPETDGSEDDGQLARAEARNRYASGDLQPTFAAWGRQTQAPLQPLDRLAIAESAAEVGDETLPDLLEPLRASHPIEAGMIEARWLLRRSELEKAADRLAAALVAYRGDPWPLQNLTDRGLRLAHELVMASPESAPGILEALSRPFTLHLHDQTRLALLADLAYRFGQSGQCAVALLEFEPHTPWNERFLKMRRSCYERAGHPLAARAALDLEEFYLAGEIPFWHKLLPEDPVEEAPLEPTGVPEQSLSPGT; translated from the coding sequence ATGAGTTTCCTTCTACGCGTCGGCCTTTTCCTTTTCGGTTCCGGTTTCTGCGCTCTCGTGTACCAGATCGCCTGGTTGCGTTTGTTGCGCCTGATCTTCGGCGGCTCGACACCGGCATCGGCCACCGTCATCGCGATCTTCATGGCCGGACTGGGACTCGGCGGCCTCGTGCTGGGAAGACGCAGCGAGCGATCGAGCAACCCTCTCGGTTACTACGCCAATCTCGAGATCGGAATCTCGGTGGCCGCCGCCCTGAGCCCGCTCCTGATATCTCTGGTGCGGACGATGTACATCGGCCTGGGCGGAACCGCCGTACTCGGATCGTTCTTCGGAACCCTGGCGCGACTGGTCTTTGCCGCGGTGGTCCTGGGTGTCCCGACGTTTCTCATGGGCGGAACGCTGCCGGCAATGGTGCGCGCCGCGACTCGAAAACAGGATCTCGGAAGACACACAGTCGGACTCCTCTACGCGGTCAATACGGTCGGTGCCGTTGCCGGCGCCTTGGTCACCACTTTCTTCCTGGTCGAGCTCCTCGGTATCCGTCAGACAATCTGGCTGGCCGCGGCCCTCAACCTCCTGATCGCGCTCATGGCCCGGTCGCTGTCGCGCGAGCGTGGAGCCCGCGAGCCCATCGCCGGCGCCGAGGCTGGCGAGACCACCCGCGCTTCGGAAGAGATCAGCTCGACGCTGTATCGGCTGGTTCTGATCGCGGCCGCCGGCGTAGGTTTCGTCTTCTTCCTTCTGGAGCTCGTCTGGTATCGAATGATGGCGCCGATCTTGGGCGGCTCGACCTACACCTTCGGGGTAGTACTCGGGGTAGCTCTCGCGGGTATCGGCATCGGCGGATTCCTCTACGGACTCGCGGCCCAGGGTCGACGTCCCTCACCGCTCGAGTTTGCCGCCACCTGTGGCCTCGAAGCGCTGGCCATGGCCATCCCTCTGGCCGCCGGCGACCGCATCGCCTTCGTGGCTCTCAGGCTTCGGGACTTGTCCACGGCGGGCTTTGGCGCGCTGGCTAGCGGCTGGGCCGCGGTCACCTGCCTCGTCGTGCTGCCGGCGGCGATCGTCGCCGGGTACCAGTTCCCGCTTCTGATCGCGCTTCTGGGAAGCGGGCGCGAGCGCGTCGCGTCCCAGGTCGGCCGCACCTACGCTTGGAACACTTTCGGCGCGATCGTCGGATCCATCGCCGGTGGCTTTTGGCTGATTCCGGCCCTCTCGGCTCCTACGGTCTGGCGCTTGTCGATCTGGGCTCTCTGCGTCCTGGCCGCGGTTTTCCTGCTGCACGAGCTCAAGTCGGCGCCGCGGCGAGTTGTCCTCTTGGCGGTCCTCGCAGCAACCGCCGTCGCTCTTACGTTCGCCGAAGGCCCCACGGGCTTCTGGCGGCATGCCGGAATCGGCGCGGGTCGAATGAAGACGATCATGAAGAGCCCGAACGCCCTTCTCGACATTCGTCGAGGTATCAACCGCACTCTCGCCTGGGAAGTCGATGGCCGGGAGAGCAGCGTTGCCCTCTCCAATGGCGCCGGCTATGCCTTCATGGTCAACGGTAAGGCCGACGGCAGCGCGCGCGGCGACGCGCCGACCCAGGTCATGAGCGGACTGATCGGCACCGCGCTTCATCCCAATCCGCGCACGGGCCTGGTAATCGGACTGGGCACGGGCTCGAGCGCCGGCTGGATGGCGCAGGTTCCGACCATGGAGCGGGTCGTGGCCGTCGAGCTCGAGCCGGCGATTCTGCGGGTCGCCGAGGCCTGCGCGCCGGTCAACGAAAACGTCCTGGACAACCCCAAGGTCGAAGTCGTCATCGCCGACGCCCGTGAGTATCTGCTCTCGGCGAAAGACACCTATGACGTCATCTTCTCGGAGCCCTCCAACCCGTACCGGGCCGGAATCTCGAGCCTCTTCACTCGTGAGTTCTACCGGGCGGTGACTGAGCGGTTGAGTGAAGACGGCATCTTCGCTCAGTGGCTACAGGCCTACGAAATCGACGCCCAGGTGGTTCGCACGGCGTATGCAACGCTGGCCTCGGTGTTTCCCTACGTCGAAACCTGGCAGGTGCATCGGAGCGATCTCGTATTGATCGGCTCGCATCGGCCGATCGACCACAGCGCCTCCTACATTCAAGCCGCGATCACGGGCGAGCCTTACGATCGAGCACTGGAAAGAGTCTGGGGGGTCACCGGTTTGGAAGGCTTCTACGCCGGGCATGTCGCCAACAATGACTTCACCCGGGCCGTGGCCGAGCTCGGTCTAGCCGACTTGAACACCGACGATCATCCAACCATCGAGTTCGGCTTTGCCCGCTCCGTGGGTCGCACCAGCGGCTTCAAGGTCGCCATGCTGCGGCGCTTGGCAACGGCTCGCGGCCAGCATCGCCCGCTCCGCCCGCCGCCTATCGATTGGGATCGGGTCGATGAGAGCCACCAGAGCAGCATGGTCATGTTCAAAGGCGTTCCCGAGACCGACGGCTCAGAAGACGACGGGCAACTCGCGCGAGCCGAGGCCCGAAACCGGTACGCTTCCGGAGACCTGCAGCCGACCTTCGCCGCCTGGGGTCGACAGACCCAGGCTCCCCTGCAGCCACTCGATCGACTCGCGATCGCCGAAAGCGCGGCCGAAGTCGGCGACGAAACCCTGCCCGACCTGCTCGAGCCGCTTCGAGCCTCGCACCCCATCGAGGCCGGCATGATAGAAGCGCGCTGGCTCCTTCGGCGCAGCGAGCTCGAGAAAGCCGCAGACCGGCTGGCGGCCGCGCTGGTCGCCTATCGCGGCGATCCCTGGCCCCTTCAGAACCTCACCGACAGAGGGCTGCGACTCGCGCATGAGCTCGTAATGGCCTCCCCCGAGAGCGCACCCGGGATCCTCGAGGCACTGAGCCGGCCATTCACGCTTCACCTCCACGACCAGACCCGTTTGGCGTTACTCGCCGATCTCGCCTATCGCTTCGGCCAGTCCGGGCAGTGCGCGGTCGCCCTGCTCGAATTCGAGCCCCACACGCCTTGGAACGAGCGCTTCCTCAAGATGAGACGCAGCTGCTATGAGAGAGCCGGCCACCCGCTCGCTGCCCGCGCGGCCCTCGACCTGGAGGAGTTCTACCTCGCCGGAGAGATCCCGTTCTGGCACAAGCTGCTGCCGGAGGACCCGGTGGAGGAAGCACCGCTGGAGCCGACGGGCGTCCCGGAACAGAGCCTGAGCCCCGGAACCTAG
- a CDS encoding MogA/MoaB family molybdenum cofactor biosynthesis protein — MSESTDFHRTAAAGQIARCALLTVSDSRTAENDRGGDTLVAGLIDAGHEIIDRQWVRDEAMEIGKVLTQWLGRGDLQVIFTTGGTGISRRDTTVEVVERFLEKRLDGFGELFRMLSFQEVGPAAMLSRSVAGLARGIVVFALPGSVAAVELALERLILPELEHLVWERQR; from the coding sequence ATGAGCGAATCCACCGACTTTCACCGCACCGCCGCCGCCGGTCAGATAGCCCGCTGCGCGCTCTTAACCGTAAGCGATAGTCGAACCGCGGAGAACGACCGCGGGGGTGACACCCTTGTCGCGGGTCTCATAGATGCCGGCCACGAGATTATCGATCGCCAGTGGGTCCGCGATGAAGCCATGGAGATCGGCAAGGTGCTGACCCAATGGCTGGGCCGGGGGGATCTGCAGGTGATCTTCACTACCGGAGGCACCGGGATCTCAAGACGCGACACGACCGTGGAGGTGGTGGAGCGGTTCTTGGAGAAGCGACTCGATGGCTTCGGTGAGCTCTTTCGCATGCTGAGCTTTCAGGAAGTGGGACCGGCGGCGATGCTCAGCCGGTCGGTCGCAGGCCTGGCGCGCGGGATCGTCGTGTTCGCCCTGCCGGGGTCGGTGGCTGCGGTCGAGTTGGCGCTCGAGCGCTTGATCCTGCCCGAGCTCGAGCACTTGGTCTGGGAGCGGCAGCGCTGA
- a CDS encoding M28 family peptidase, translating to MRRQPRPTRAQPIGPAIDLVTGLVTGLAAGLVAGLLAIIPLAQPVSAGIALEPTAAKLRDRALDSPIAWELLESLTVEVGQRFAGTPGDRAAVAWAEAKMREIGLQNVRVEPVPVPRWVRGQAHGRILAPYPQDLMLIALGGSVGTPKAGIEAEIVEVAGLEALEELSDEAVAGKIVFFNKRMERRRDGSSYGETVGVRGRGPSAAARKGAVATLIRSVGTGTHRFPHTGALRYADDAPRIPAAALAISDADILEAQIGRGHTVRFHLSLGSHYLEDSESANVIGEVVGREWPDEIVLVGGHLDSWDVGTGAIDDGAGCAVSLGAAKLISELSEAPRRTVRVVLFANEEFGLSGARAYAQAHEAELAKHQLAIESDFGAGRVWRFAAALHPRSMSAAEKLAKLLEPLGIAFDGNRAHGGVDLLFLHPARVPVADLTQDGTHYFDYHHTEDDTLNKVDPEALAQNLAAYTTLVYYAAETETSFPPAPKRPERPRR from the coding sequence ATGCGAAGGCAACCGCGGCCAACCAGGGCTCAGCCCATCGGCCCGGCGATCGACCTAGTAACCGGGCTGGTCACCGGCCTGGCAGCCGGCTTGGTAGCCGGACTGCTCGCGATCATCCCCCTCGCCCAACCGGTCTCGGCCGGAATCGCGCTCGAGCCAACCGCCGCCAAGCTACGCGACCGAGCGCTCGATTCTCCGATCGCCTGGGAGCTACTGGAGTCATTGACCGTAGAGGTCGGCCAGCGGTTTGCCGGCACCCCGGGAGACCGCGCCGCGGTCGCCTGGGCCGAGGCCAAGATGCGCGAGATCGGTCTTCAGAACGTGCGCGTCGAACCCGTACCCGTGCCGCGCTGGGTGCGCGGACAGGCACACGGTCGCATCCTCGCGCCCTATCCCCAGGACCTAATGCTGATCGCGCTGGGCGGCAGCGTCGGTACCCCCAAAGCGGGGATCGAAGCCGAGATCGTCGAGGTCGCCGGCCTCGAGGCTTTGGAGGAGCTGTCCGACGAGGCCGTGGCCGGCAAAATCGTCTTCTTCAACAAACGGATGGAGCGCCGCCGGGACGGCAGTAGCTATGGCGAGACCGTCGGCGTGCGCGGCCGCGGACCCTCGGCGGCCGCCAGGAAGGGGGCTGTCGCCACCCTGATTCGTTCGGTGGGAACCGGAACCCATCGCTTTCCGCACACCGGTGCGTTGCGCTATGCCGACGATGCGCCACGCATTCCCGCCGCCGCCCTCGCGATCTCCGACGCCGACATTTTAGAGGCTCAGATCGGCCGCGGGCATACGGTACGGTTTCATCTCAGCCTCGGCAGTCATTATCTCGAGGACTCCGAGTCGGCCAACGTCATCGGCGAGGTCGTGGGTCGCGAATGGCCGGACGAGATCGTCCTGGTCGGCGGACATCTGGATTCCTGGGACGTCGGTACCGGCGCCATTGACGACGGTGCCGGGTGTGCGGTCTCCCTCGGCGCCGCGAAGCTGATCTCAGAGCTGAGCGAGGCACCCAGACGAACCGTTCGAGTGGTCCTCTTCGCCAACGAAGAGTTCGGCCTTTCCGGAGCGCGCGCTTACGCCCAAGCCCACGAGGCGGAACTCGCCAAGCATCAGCTGGCCATCGAGTCGGATTTCGGCGCCGGGCGAGTGTGGCGTTTCGCGGCCGCGCTCCACCCCCGATCGATGAGCGCCGCCGAGAAGCTCGCCAAGCTGCTCGAGCCCCTGGGAATCGCTTTCGACGGCAATCGCGCGCACGGAGGAGTCGACCTGCTGTTCCTCCATCCCGCCCGGGTGCCGGTCGCCGATCTCACCCAGGACGGTACCCACTACTTCGACTACCACCACACCGAGGACGACACCCTGAACAAGGTGGACCCGGAAGCGCTGGCCCAGAACCTCGCGGCCTACACGACCCTGGTTTACTACGCCGCGGAGACCGAAACGAGCTTCCCACCGGCTCCAAAGCGCCCCGAACGACCCCGGCGATGA
- the mscL gene encoding large conductance mechanosensitive channel protein MscL produces MVSEFKEFAMKGNVMDMAVGIIIGGAFGKIIASLVNDVLMPVIGKFTGGVSFADMYTALDGNTYESLAAAEEAGAALMKYGSFIQNIVDFVIIAFVIFMMIRAMNNMRKKEEEAPAAPPEPSDEVKLLTEIRDSLAKS; encoded by the coding sequence ATGGTGTCCGAGTTCAAAGAGTTCGCCATGAAGGGCAACGTCATGGACATGGCGGTCGGTATCATTATCGGCGGCGCTTTCGGCAAGATCATCGCCTCCTTGGTGAACGACGTCCTGATGCCCGTGATCGGAAAGTTCACCGGCGGCGTCAGCTTCGCCGACATGTATACGGCGCTCGATGGCAACACCTATGAATCGCTGGCGGCCGCCGAGGAAGCCGGCGCCGCGCTGATGAAGTACGGCTCGTTCATCCAGAACATCGTCGACTTCGTGATCATCGCCTTCGTCATCTTCATGATGATCCGAGCGATGAACAACATGAGAAAGAAGGAAGAGGAGGCGCCGGCGGCTCCGCCCGAGCCTTCGGACGAAGTCAAGCTCTTGACCGAGATCCGGGATTCGCTCGCCAAGAGCTAG
- the bla gene encoding subclass B1 metallo-beta-lactamase, whose amino-acid sequence MDRLETVRKCLTSSAAVALLVIAAATFAATEPAEIWLPLGEDLRIRRLAEDLWLHESDTEWGQRTVPANGLIVRGRRGVMVVDTPWTEDQTARLLDWITENLEAPVLGVVGTHFHPDAFGGIAEVHRRGIMTWGHALTGDLAAEQDREAPRQSFEDRWGLSLGDERVEAVYLGPGHSPDGLMVWLPARRILYAGCAVKALDWKSLGYLADADLAHWPATLRAAETFEAETVIPGHGSPGGPELLAHTLGLLEQQDAPSGP is encoded by the coding sequence TTGGATAGACTCGAGACAGTGCGCAAGTGCCTCACGAGCAGTGCCGCGGTCGCTCTGCTCGTGATTGCGGCGGCGACGTTTGCCGCGACCGAGCCCGCGGAGATCTGGTTACCGTTGGGCGAGGATCTGCGAATCAGACGTCTGGCCGAGGATCTATGGCTCCATGAGTCCGACACGGAATGGGGGCAGCGGACCGTACCGGCGAACGGCCTGATCGTGCGCGGGCGCCGGGGGGTCATGGTCGTGGACACGCCTTGGACGGAAGACCAGACCGCGCGGCTTCTGGACTGGATCACCGAGAATCTCGAAGCGCCAGTTCTTGGAGTCGTCGGCACACATTTCCATCCCGATGCGTTCGGCGGCATCGCGGAGGTGCACCGCCGGGGGATCATGACCTGGGGCCACGCTCTGACCGGAGATCTTGCGGCCGAGCAAGACCGTGAGGCTCCGAGGCAGAGCTTCGAGGATCGCTGGGGCCTATCTCTCGGCGACGAGCGCGTGGAAGCGGTGTACCTGGGGCCGGGCCACTCGCCGGACGGTCTCATGGTCTGGCTCCCGGCGCGCCGGATTTTGTACGCGGGCTGTGCGGTCAAAGCGCTCGACTGGAAAAGCCTCGGCTACCTTGCCGACGCGGATCTGGCGCACTGGCCGGCAACTCTCCGGGCCGCCGAGACCTTCGAGGCGGAGACCGTGATCCCTGGCCACGGCTCCCCCGGAGGGCCCGAGCTTCTGGCCCACACGCTGGGCTTGTTGGAACAACAAGACGCCCCCTCGGGACCTTGA
- a CDS encoding YtxH domain-containing protein, which yields MSEEEKQSLWDKAKDLAGDAVEKVQDVAEDAVETAGDVAEAAMDKAGDAKDEALGLGSSAVDKAGDAMGAVADKAGDAKDAVVGTASAAMHKAGDLAHAVGDKVGDAKDAVVDKLDGDDDDDTAKA from the coding sequence ATGAGCGAAGAAGAGAAGCAGAGCCTCTGGGACAAAGCCAAGGATCTGGCCGGCGACGCGGTCGAGAAGGTTCAGGACGTTGCCGAAGATGCCGTCGAGACGGCTGGCGATGTGGCCGAGGCGGCCATGGACAAGGCTGGCGACGCCAAGGATGAGGCCCTCGGGCTGGGTTCCTCGGCGGTGGACAAGGCGGGAGACGCGATGGGCGCGGTCGCCGACAAGGCCGGCGATGCCAAGGACGCCGTGGTCGGGACCGCCAGTGCGGCCATGCACAAGGCCGGTGACCTCGCTCACGCCGTGGGTGACAAGGTCGGCGATGCCAAAGACGCCGTGGTCGACAAGCTCGACGGTGACGACGACGACGACACCGCCAAAGCCTGA
- a CDS encoding M28 family peptidase: protein MKRIGSVLSVAALAGAVACAPPAEELASTESVMAEAAGALVQITTDALRAPIAELASDKYGGRGPGSEGDAMARQYLIAELEEMGYAPGAQDGSWEQPFDIVGVDSSAPKTWTFTKGGKSISLEWWDEYIASSGVQEETASIDSAELVFVGYGIQAPEYGWDDFKGTDVSGKVLVIVNNDPDWSDEIFEGVRRLYYGRWTYKYEKAAELGAAGAIIIHTTPSAGYPFQVVQTSWTGPQFEIPAAGEPRIQIPAWTSEDAMYRIFELAGLDLDELREAAKSRDFEPVPLGVTTSLSLTNQVQRVQTANVVATLTGRDPELAEEYIVYSAHHDHIGIGKANDEGDEIYNGALDNASGCAQVLAIARAFAALPDKPRRSIMLTFVAAEEQGLLGSAYFAKNPPVPAGRLAANINYDGANIWGRTADVTYIGYGKSSLDAVVERFAAEQERTVKPDQFPDRGFFYRSDQFNFAKVGVPAIYLDTGTEFVDRPEGWGKEQIEAWEAVHYHQPSDELVDDWDFDGMIQDTVLGFNMGLYLAEQDDLPTWNTGDEFEAARLETLAALD, encoded by the coding sequence ATGAAGAGAATCGGTTCTGTCTTGTCCGTCGCCGCGCTCGCGGGCGCCGTCGCCTGCGCTCCGCCCGCCGAAGAGCTCGCGTCGACCGAATCGGTCATGGCCGAGGCCGCCGGCGCCCTGGTGCAGATCACCACCGACGCACTTCGAGCCCCGATCGCCGAGCTTGCCAGCGACAAGTACGGCGGCCGCGGTCCCGGCAGCGAGGGCGACGCGATGGCACGTCAGTACCTGATCGCCGAGCTCGAAGAGATGGGTTACGCCCCCGGTGCCCAAGACGGCTCTTGGGAACAGCCCTTCGACATCGTCGGTGTCGACTCGTCGGCTCCCAAGACCTGGACCTTCACCAAGGGCGGCAAGTCGATTTCCCTCGAATGGTGGGACGAGTACATCGCCTCGAGCGGCGTGCAGGAAGAAACCGCCTCGATCGACAGCGCCGAACTGGTCTTCGTTGGCTACGGCATTCAAGCGCCAGAGTACGGTTGGGACGACTTCAAGGGCACGGACGTCTCCGGCAAAGTGCTCGTGATCGTCAACAACGATCCCGACTGGTCGGACGAGATCTTCGAGGGCGTACGCCGGCTCTACTACGGTCGCTGGACCTACAAGTACGAAAAGGCCGCCGAGCTCGGTGCGGCCGGCGCGATCATCATTCACACGACTCCTTCGGCGGGCTATCCGTTTCAGGTCGTTCAAACCTCCTGGACCGGCCCCCAGTTCGAGATTCCGGCTGCCGGCGAGCCCCGCATCCAGATCCCCGCTTGGACTTCCGAAGATGCTATGTACCGGATCTTCGAGCTCGCAGGTCTGGATCTGGACGAGCTGAGAGAGGCCGCCAAGAGCCGTGATTTCGAGCCCGTGCCGCTGGGCGTGACGACTTCGCTGTCGCTCACAAACCAAGTCCAACGGGTCCAGACCGCCAACGTCGTGGCGACTCTCACCGGTCGGGATCCCGAGCTGGCCGAGGAGTACATCGTCTACTCAGCCCACCACGATCACATCGGAATCGGCAAAGCGAACGACGAGGGGGACGAGATCTACAACGGAGCTCTCGACAATGCTTCCGGTTGCGCCCAGGTCCTGGCCATTGCGCGCGCTTTCGCGGCTCTGCCCGACAAGCCACGGCGCTCGATCATGCTGACGTTCGTTGCGGCCGAAGAACAGGGCCTTCTGGGCTCAGCCTACTTCGCCAAGAACCCGCCGGTTCCCGCCGGCCGGTTGGCAGCGAACATCAACTACGACGGCGCCAACATCTGGGGTAGGACCGCGGACGTCACCTACATCGGCTACGGCAAGTCATCGCTGGATGCCGTGGTCGAGAGGTTCGCCGCCGAGCAGGAGCGCACCGTCAAGCCCGACCAGTTTCCGGATCGTGGCTTCTTCTATCGTTCCGATCAGTTCAACTTCGCCAAGGTCGGCGTGCCCGCGATCTATCTGGACACCGGGACCGAGTTCGTTGACCGGCCGGAAGGCTGGGGCAAGGAGCAGATCGAGGCTTGGGAGGCCGTCCACTATCACCAGCCGTCGGACGAGCTCGTGGATGACTGGGACTTCGACGGCATGATCCAGGACACCGTGCTCGGATTCAACATGGGCCTGTACCTCGCCGAACAGGACGACCTGCCGACCTGGAACACCGGGGACGAGTTCGAAGCGGCCCGGCTGGAGACCCTGGCGGCGCTCGACTGA
- the xth gene encoding exodeoxyribonuclease III produces the protein MRVATWNVNGLRSRLDFVKLWLRERQPDAVALQELKLEDDKFPHDALESEGYFAAVHGQKAWNGVAVLARTKPELVQKGLSGQEEFGSRLLTAKVGSLSFTSLYCPNGKSVDHEDFRRKLAWLESLADHLEVSSITALPAIVCGDFNICPQGIDSYNEAGKAGKIFHTREERRSFQALLDLGFVDLYRREHPERQAFSWWDYRAGSFHKNQGLRIDFLLASPGASEVREVEIDREFRKKQEGLTPSDHAPVWADLDI, from the coding sequence ATGCGGGTCGCCACCTGGAACGTCAACGGCCTGCGCTCGCGCCTGGATTTCGTCAAGCTCTGGCTCAGAGAGCGCCAGCCCGACGCGGTCGCCCTCCAAGAGCTCAAACTGGAGGACGACAAGTTCCCGCACGACGCGCTCGAGTCCGAAGGATATTTTGCCGCCGTTCACGGTCAGAAAGCGTGGAACGGGGTTGCCGTACTGGCGCGGACGAAGCCGGAGTTGGTGCAGAAAGGACTATCCGGTCAAGAGGAGTTCGGCTCCAGGCTGCTGACGGCCAAGGTCGGCTCTTTGAGCTTCACCAGCCTCTACTGCCCGAACGGCAAGAGCGTCGATCACGAGGATTTTCGCCGCAAACTGGCCTGGCTCGAATCTCTGGCCGACCACCTCGAGGTGAGCTCGATAACCGCCCTGCCGGCCATCGTCTGTGGCGACTTCAATATCTGCCCGCAGGGAATCGACAGCTACAACGAAGCCGGCAAAGCCGGCAAGATCTTTCACACCCGAGAAGAGCGGCGGAGTTTCCAGGCCTTGCTCGATCTCGGTTTTGTCGACCTTTACCGGCGAGAGCACCCCGAGCGCCAGGCATTCTCCTGGTGGGACTACCGCGCCGGCTCTTTTCACAAGAACCAGGGGCTCCGGATCGACTTTCTCCTGGCGAGCCCGGGAGCGTCTGAGGTGCGCGAGGTCGAGATAGACCGAGAGTTTCGCAAGAAACAAGAGGGCCTGACGCCATCCGATCATGCTCCTGTCTGGGCGGACCTCGATATATAA